From the Acetobacter aceti genome, one window contains:
- the hemB gene encoding porphobilinogen synthase — translation MTVGRFPLTRLRRNRQDRFTRRLVAENSLSIDDLIWPIFVMEGSNSITDVASMPGVQRVTLDRLAAHVETAARLDIPALALFPITPSEVRDEAGTEALNPDNLMCRAARLLKSEFPDMGLIGDVALDPYTNHGHDGVIRDGYVVNDESVDILKVQATNQAAAGIDIIAPSDMMDGRIEAIRRDLDENGLIDTRIMSYAAKYASAFYGPFRDALGSGGLLKGDKKTYQMDPANSDEALREVELDLLEGADMVMVKPGMPYLDIIRRVRDSFSVPTFAYQVSGEYAMLMAAIQNGWLDHERAVMESLLAFKRAGANGILTYFAIEAAQRIKVQ, via the coding sequence CGCTGACACGCCTGCGTCGCAACAGGCAGGACCGTTTCACCCGCAGGCTTGTTGCCGAGAACAGTCTTTCCATTGATGACCTGATCTGGCCGATCTTCGTGATGGAAGGCAGCAATTCCATTACGGATGTTGCGTCCATGCCCGGAGTGCAGCGTGTCACCCTCGACAGACTGGCCGCGCATGTTGAAACAGCCGCCAGGCTGGATATTCCTGCGCTGGCCCTGTTCCCCATTACGCCTTCGGAAGTGCGTGATGAGGCCGGGACCGAGGCGCTCAACCCCGACAATCTCATGTGCCGGGCAGCCCGCCTGCTTAAAAGCGAGTTCCCCGACATGGGGCTGATCGGCGACGTTGCCCTCGATCCCTACACCAACCACGGCCATGACGGCGTCATTCGCGATGGTTACGTCGTCAATGATGAGTCCGTTGATATTCTGAAGGTTCAGGCGACCAATCAGGCAGCCGCGGGCATCGACATCATCGCCCCCTCCGACATGATGGACGGACGCATCGAAGCCATCCGTCGCGATCTGGACGAGAATGGTCTGATCGACACACGGATCATGTCCTACGCCGCCAAATATGCCAGCGCGTTCTACGGCCCGTTCCGTGACGCGCTCGGCTCCGGAGGGCTTCTGAAGGGCGACAAGAAAACCTACCAGATGGACCCGGCCAATTCGGATGAAGCCCTGCGTGAGGTCGAACTTGATCTTCTCGAAGGCGCCGACATGGTCATGGTCAAGCCGGGAATGCCCTATCTCGACATCATCCGACGTGTACGGGACAGCTTCTCCGTACCGACCTTCGCCTATCAGGTCTCGGGTGAGTACGCGATGCTGATGGCGGCGATCCAGAATGGCTGGCTGGATCATGAGCGGGCAGTCATGGAAAGCCTGCTGGCTTTCAAGCGGGCTGGAGCGAACGGCATTCTGACCTACTTCGCCATTGAGGCGGCACAGCGGATCAAGGTCCAGTAG